A part of Verrucomicrobiota bacterium genomic DNA contains:
- a CDS encoding acyl carrier protein: MSDELKPRIREMLAANIMLQTPLEDLRDDQPLFGPGSLGLDSVDALQLVVALDKNFGLKITDQPKAREILRDINSITAAVATHQAST; the protein is encoded by the coding sequence ATGTCCGACGAGCTCAAACCCCGGATCCGGGAAATGCTGGCCGCCAACATCATGCTGCAAACGCCCCTCGAGGATCTGCGGGATGATCAGCCTCTCTTCGGGCCCGGCAGCTTGGGCTTGGACTCCGTGGACGCCCTTCAACTAGTCGTGGCTTTGGACAAGAACTTCGGGCTCAAAATCACGGATCAGCCCAAGGCCCGGGAGATCCTCAGGGATATCAACTCCATCACCGCCGCCGTCGCCACCCACCAGGCTTCGACCTAA
- a CDS encoding FHA domain-containing protein, with the protein MSDDRHETRGSAFFFTGGTLRADAESYVERPADRKLLQALSHSEFCYVLTSRQMGKSSLMVRTARRLRERGVRVVVLDLTALGLNVSPEQWYDGFIARLGNQLDLESELEEFWLANRQAGPLQRLLDSLGKIVLPTIEKAAPGQEADQRLVIFIDEIDVVRSLPFSSDEFFSGIRECYNRRALEPRWSKLTFCLLGAATPADLIRDQKITPFNIGRRIELTDFGDLDTVGLQGGLRSAFEPVFAGSGGAKVLPTDTRRMVSRVLHWTGGHPYLTQRLCRALAEIDPSMHSELSEEQLVDRFCDELFLSTQARERDDNLLYVRDRVLRTNKDLAGVLNLYQKALQDEFVAPEENHPLLDELRLAGLLRLRSDGTAMEIRNRIYRSVFDQGWVRLHRPDALLVRENGERIALRSLCNIGRAPSNELVLQSERVSRRHAQIQMQPGGEFWLVDLGSSNGTLLNGRPVTSPIPLRDQDLIEIGQIRLVFQQERMPRGAANRATSHDATVTDTVIASRSSVAKHGLRSPPPRGPSAS; encoded by the coding sequence ATGTCCGATGATCGGCACGAGACCCGCGGCTCCGCGTTCTTCTTCACGGGAGGCACGTTGCGAGCGGACGCGGAATCGTATGTCGAGCGCCCCGCGGATCGGAAATTGCTTCAGGCTCTCAGCCATTCGGAGTTCTGCTACGTGCTGACTTCCCGACAGATGGGGAAATCCTCGTTGATGGTGCGAACCGCGCGCCGGTTGCGCGAACGCGGGGTTCGGGTCGTGGTGCTCGATTTGACGGCTCTCGGCCTCAACGTTTCTCCCGAGCAATGGTATGACGGATTCATAGCCCGGTTGGGAAACCAACTTGATCTCGAGTCTGAACTGGAGGAGTTCTGGCTCGCCAACCGCCAAGCCGGGCCCTTGCAACGCCTGCTCGACAGCTTGGGAAAAATCGTCCTGCCCACCATCGAGAAGGCCGCCCCAGGCCAGGAAGCCGACCAGCGCCTGGTTATTTTCATCGACGAAATCGACGTGGTCCGAAGCCTTCCCTTCTCTTCCGACGAATTCTTTTCTGGCATCCGCGAATGTTACAATCGCCGCGCGCTCGAACCTCGCTGGTCCAAGCTCACGTTTTGTCTGCTGGGCGCCGCAACGCCTGCCGACTTGATTCGCGATCAGAAAATCACGCCCTTCAATATCGGGCGCCGCATCGAATTGACCGATTTCGGAGATCTGGACACCGTAGGATTGCAGGGCGGACTCCGGTCCGCCTTTGAACCGGTGTTTGCGGGTTCAGGCGGGGCGAAGGTCCTACCCACCGACACCCGCCGCATGGTGTCGAGAGTCTTGCATTGGACGGGCGGCCATCCCTATCTCACCCAGCGATTGTGCCGTGCGTTGGCCGAAATCGATCCCAGCATGCATTCGGAACTTTCCGAGGAGCAATTGGTGGATCGCTTCTGCGACGAGCTCTTTCTTTCCACCCAAGCCCGGGAGCGGGACGACAACCTGCTGTATGTCCGGGACCGCGTCCTCAGGACCAACAAGGATCTCGCGGGCGTGTTGAACCTCTACCAAAAAGCGCTTCAAGATGAATTCGTGGCGCCGGAGGAGAATCATCCGCTTTTAGATGAGCTGCGCTTGGCGGGGTTGCTGCGCCTCCGGTCGGACGGCACGGCCATGGAAATTCGCAATCGCATTTACCGGAGCGTTTTTGACCAGGGATGGGTCCGCCTGCACCGTCCGGACGCCCTTTTGGTGCGCGAAAACGGGGAACGCATCGCGTTGCGATCGTTGTGCAACATCGGACGTGCTCCTTCCAATGAGCTGGTGCTGCAAAGCGAACGCGTTTCCCGGCGACACGCGCAGATTCAAATGCAGCCCGGAGGCGAATTCTGGCTGGTGGACCTGGGCAGCAGCAACGGCACCCTCCTCAATGGACGTCCGGTGACCTCCCCGATTCCGTTGCGTGACCAGGACTTGATCGAGATCGGACAGATCCGGCTGGTCTTTCAGCAAGAACGCATGCCCAGAGGAGCCGCGAATCGCGCCACGTCGCATGACGCCACCGTTACGGATACCGTGATCGCCTCCCGCAGTTCAGTCGCCAAGCACGGACT